One segment of Rhizobium leguminosarum DNA contains the following:
- a CDS encoding ABC transporter ATP-binding protein: MTGPVLEIIGVSKRFGANLANDDISMTLAKGEVVALLGENGAGKTTLMSVLFGHYMPDAGRILIEGTEVPQGKPRAAIRAGVGMVHQHFSLAPNLTVLENVMTGTEKLWSWRSGTSAARKKLLTISERFGLKVDPDARLGDLSVGEQQRVEILKALYNDARILILDEPTAVLTNIEAERLFTTLREMARQGLSLIFISHKLDEVMAAADRIVVLRGGKMVAERKASETSKAELAELMVGRRVTRPVREPSTPGAVALEAADVTVRTGGIDRLKSISFRLQQGEILGIIGVSGNGQAALAHLLSGLLARSAGDIMLFGEAVGNLGVTDVVDAGIGRIPEDRNEEGVIGEMAIWENTVLERIASPAFSRLGLVNRKAGMAFAREIIDGFDVRGGGPAIRTRLLSGGNMQKLILGRNLHRRPRILIAAQPARGLDEGAVAAVHARLLEARRQGTAVLLISEDLDEVIALADRIQAIVGGRLSPPVEAESADARRLGLMMAGEWQENPEAGHAI, translated from the coding sequence ATGACCGGGCCGGTGCTGGAGATTATCGGCGTCAGCAAGCGTTTCGGCGCCAATCTTGCCAATGACGATATTTCCATGACCCTTGCCAAGGGTGAGGTCGTCGCCCTGCTCGGCGAGAATGGTGCGGGCAAGACCACGCTGATGAGCGTCCTTTTCGGCCACTACATGCCGGATGCCGGCCGCATTCTGATCGAAGGCACGGAGGTACCGCAGGGCAAGCCTCGTGCAGCGATCCGCGCCGGCGTCGGCATGGTGCATCAGCATTTCTCGCTCGCGCCCAATCTGACCGTTCTCGAAAATGTCATGACCGGCACGGAAAAATTGTGGTCCTGGCGCTCCGGAACGTCGGCGGCGCGCAAGAAGCTGCTCACAATTTCCGAGCGCTTCGGCCTCAAGGTCGATCCGGATGCCCGCCTTGGCGACCTGTCGGTCGGCGAACAGCAGCGCGTCGAGATCCTCAAGGCGCTCTATAACGATGCCCGCATCCTGATCCTCGACGAGCCGACGGCGGTGCTGACCAATATCGAGGCCGAACGGCTGTTCACGACGCTGAGGGAAATGGCCCGCCAGGGCCTGTCGCTGATCTTCATCTCGCACAAGCTCGACGAGGTGATGGCAGCGGCCGACCGCATCGTGGTCTTACGCGGCGGCAAGATGGTCGCCGAACGCAAGGCGTCGGAAACCAGCAAGGCGGAACTCGCCGAACTGATGGTCGGACGCCGTGTGACGCGGCCCGTGCGCGAGCCGTCGACACCCGGCGCCGTTGCCCTCGAAGCGGCCGATGTGACGGTGCGCACAGGCGGCATCGATCGGCTGAAGTCGATCAGCTTCCGGCTGCAGCAGGGAGAGATCCTCGGCATCATCGGCGTTTCCGGCAATGGCCAGGCGGCACTGGCGCATCTTCTCTCCGGTCTGCTGGCGCGGAGTGCCGGCGACATTATGCTGTTCGGCGAAGCCGTCGGCAATCTTGGTGTTACCGATGTCGTCGACGCCGGCATCGGCCGCATTCCCGAGGACCGCAACGAGGAGGGCGTGATCGGCGAAATGGCGATCTGGGAAAACACCGTGCTGGAGCGCATCGCTTCGCCGGCCTTTTCGCGCCTCGGTCTCGTCAACCGCAAGGCGGGCATGGCCTTCGCCAGGGAGATCATCGACGGATTCGATGTCCGCGGAGGCGGGCCAGCGATCCGCACCCGGCTGCTCTCAGGCGGCAATATGCAGAAGCTCATTCTCGGCCGCAACCTGCATCGGCGGCCGCGCATCCTGATTGCCGCGCAGCCGGCGCGTGGCCTCGATGAAGGGGCCGTTGCGGCAGTGCACGCACGCCTGCTCGAAGCCCGCCGGCAGGGTACTGCCGTGCTGCTGATCTCGGAAGACCTCGACGAGGTGATCGCGCTTGCCGATCGCATACAGGCGATCGTCGGCGGGCGCCTGTCCCCTCCCGTCGAGGCCGAAAGCGCCGATGCCCGCAGGCTGGGGCTGATGATGGCCGGTGAATGGCAGGAAAACCCAGAGGCCGGCCATGCGATTTGA
- a CDS encoding ribonuclease activity regulator RraA encodes MALSAEAIAILKTVSTATLTTVLLKKGLRNVWIRGAVPLKPGQPRIVGPAFTLRFVPAREDLATPASWASPISTRAAIEAMPEGCVAVVDAMGVTDAGIFGDILCARMQKRGVAALVTDGVVRDLAGVLDTNLPVWCRGVAAPPSVAGLTFVAWQQPIGCGGVAVFPDDIIVVDQDGAVLIPADLLEVVLAEAPEQERMEAWIMTRIDEGVPLPGLYPMNAETKALYEASKK; translated from the coding sequence ATGGCCCTCAGCGCTGAAGCGATAGCAATTCTCAAGACCGTCTCGACGGCGACCCTGACGACCGTTCTTCTGAAGAAGGGCCTGCGGAACGTCTGGATCCGCGGCGCCGTTCCCCTGAAGCCCGGCCAGCCGCGCATCGTCGGCCCGGCCTTCACCCTGCGCTTCGTTCCGGCTCGCGAAGATCTGGCGACGCCGGCATCCTGGGCCTCGCCGATCTCAACGCGCGCCGCGATCGAAGCGATGCCGGAAGGCTGTGTCGCCGTCGTCGACGCGATGGGCGTTACCGATGCCGGCATCTTCGGCGATATCCTCTGCGCCCGCATGCAGAAGAGAGGCGTTGCCGCCCTCGTCACCGACGGCGTCGTACGCGACCTTGCCGGCGTGCTTGACACCAACCTGCCGGTCTGGTGCCGTGGCGTCGCAGCACCGCCGTCGGTCGCCGGCCTCACCTTCGTCGCCTGGCAGCAGCCGATCGGCTGCGGCGGCGTGGCTGTTTTCCCTGACGACATTATCGTCGTCGACCAGGACGGCGCGGTGCTGATCCCAGCCGATCTGCTCGAGGTGGTGCTGGCCGAAGCGCCGGAACAGGAGCGCATGGAAGCCTGGATCATGACCAGGATCGATGAGGGCGTACCGCTGCCCGGCCTCTACCCGATGAACGCGGAAACAAAGGCGCTCTACGAGGCCTCGAAGAAGTAG
- a CDS encoding ABC transporter permease, whose product MRFERREHRPLYLLIVTPVIAVIAALALAGILISIAGAPVLDAYWRILTGAFGSRLSATETLTRATPLMLTGLAAAVAFRARLWNIGAEGQFYLGAIAVAAASSKLLGNLPAPILIPLLLLVGAIAGMVLILIPLWLRLRFSVDEVVTSLLLNFIAVLFVSMLIDGVLKDPLAFGWPQSQSVSDHAMLPKLIARSRLHIGFAIAIALAVVVHFVQSRTVFGMQSRAAGLNPGGAVFAGVPLGRTLVKVACLSGGLAGLAGAIEVMGVKGYVTTDLSPGFGYAGIVVAMLANLNPLGVVFAAIFTATMFVGADGMSRGLGIPTYIADVTVALSLLTMLIALFFTQYRIRR is encoded by the coding sequence ATGCGATTTGAGCGCCGCGAGCACCGTCCGCTTTACCTGCTGATCGTCACCCCTGTGATCGCGGTCATCGCAGCGCTGGCGCTGGCCGGCATCCTGATATCAATCGCCGGCGCGCCGGTGCTCGATGCCTATTGGCGCATCCTGACCGGTGCTTTCGGCTCGCGGCTGTCGGCGACGGAGACGCTGACGCGGGCAACGCCGCTGATGCTGACGGGGCTTGCCGCCGCCGTCGCTTTCCGGGCGCGGCTCTGGAATATCGGCGCTGAGGGTCAGTTCTATCTCGGCGCCATCGCCGTTGCAGCGGCAAGCTCGAAACTGCTTGGCAATCTTCCCGCACCTATCCTCATTCCGCTGCTGCTGCTGGTCGGCGCCATTGCCGGCATGGTGCTGATCCTGATCCCGCTCTGGCTCAGGCTGCGCTTCTCCGTCGATGAAGTCGTCACCAGCCTGCTCTTGAATTTCATCGCCGTGCTCTTCGTCTCGATGCTGATCGACGGCGTTCTCAAGGATCCGCTGGCCTTCGGCTGGCCGCAGTCGCAATCCGTCAGCGATCACGCCATGCTGCCGAAGCTGATCGCCCGCTCGCGCCTGCATATCGGCTTTGCGATCGCGATCGCGCTGGCCGTCGTCGTCCATTTCGTCCAGTCCCGCACCGTGTTCGGCATGCAGTCGCGCGCTGCCGGCCTCAATCCCGGCGGGGCCGTCTTTGCTGGCGTCCCACTCGGCAGAACGCTGGTGAAGGTCGCCTGCCTCTCGGGCGGGCTTGCAGGGTTGGCGGGAGCGATCGAGGTCATGGGCGTCAAGGGTTATGTGACGACCGACCTGTCGCCGGGTTTCGGCTACGCCGGCATCGTTGTCGCCATGCTCGCCAACCTCAATCCACTCGGTGTCGTCTTCGCCGCCATTTTCACGGCCACCATGTTCGTGGGCGCGGACGGCATGAGCCGTGGCCTAGGCATCCCAACCTATATCGCCGATGTCACGGTGGCCCTGTCGCTGCTGACGATGCTGATTGCCTTGTTCTTCACCCAATACAGGATCCGGCGATGA
- the msrA gene encoding peptide-methionine (S)-S-oxide reductase MsrA, translating into MTEERAVLAGGCFWGMQDLIRRYKGVISTRVGYTGGDVPNATYRNHGTHAEAIEIIFDPARISYREILEFFFQIHDPSTRNRQGNDVGLSYRSAIFYVTPEQERVARDTIADVDASGLWPGKVVTEVVPVSDFWEAEPEHQDYLERIPNGYTCHFVRPGWKLPVRQKIA; encoded by the coding sequence ATGACCGAAGAACGTGCAGTCCTCGCTGGTGGTTGCTTCTGGGGCATGCAGGACCTCATCCGCCGATACAAGGGCGTGATTTCGACCCGCGTCGGCTATACCGGCGGCGATGTGCCGAATGCCACCTACCGCAACCACGGAACCCATGCCGAAGCGATCGAGATCATCTTCGACCCCGCAAGGATCAGCTATCGGGAAATCCTCGAATTCTTCTTCCAGATCCACGATCCGAGCACGCGCAACCGCCAGGGCAACGACGTCGGCTTGAGCTACCGCTCGGCAATCTTCTACGTCACCCCTGAGCAGGAGCGCGTCGCCAGGGATACGATCGCCGATGTCGATGCATCAGGCCTGTGGCCCGGCAAGGTCGTCACCGAAGTCGTGCCGGTCAGCGATTTCTGGGAGGCAGAACCCGAGCACCAGGATTATCTGGAGCGGATTCCGAATGGCTATACCTGCCATTTCGTCCGGCCCGGCTGGAAACTGCCGGTCCGCCAGAAGATCGCCTGA
- a CDS encoding ABC transporter permease — MMQLFDIIASAGLWAAILRIATPLIFGTLGALLCERAGVLNLGIEGIMTFGAMIGWLSVYHGADLWTGLLIAAVAGGVFGLLHASLTVTLGLSQHVSGLGVTLFASSFSYYVFRLIVPLANTPPTIVPFQPIAIPGLSTLPFIGPAFFTQTAPTYLAIMIALLMAYIIFRTPVGLAIRMTGENPHAAEAQGVNPMKVRYGAVIMGSALMGMGGAFLTLSAFNSFFPTMVQGRGWICIALVVFASWRPGRALFGALLFAFFDAFQLRLQTALSGLVPYQLFLMTPYILSIAALAVMARRARVPQALMQPYRRGER, encoded by the coding sequence ATGATGCAGCTCTTCGACATCATCGCTTCCGCCGGGCTCTGGGCGGCAATCCTGCGGATCGCCACGCCGCTGATTTTCGGCACGCTCGGCGCTTTGCTTTGCGAACGGGCCGGTGTGCTCAATCTCGGCATCGAAGGCATCATGACCTTCGGCGCAATGATCGGCTGGCTTTCCGTCTATCACGGCGCCGATCTCTGGACCGGCCTGCTGATTGCGGCGGTGGCCGGCGGCGTCTTCGGCCTGCTGCATGCGTCGCTGACGGTGACGCTCGGCCTGTCCCAGCATGTTTCCGGTCTCGGCGTCACGCTGTTTGCCTCCAGCTTCAGCTATTATGTCTTCCGGCTGATCGTGCCGCTTGCCAATACCCCACCCACCATCGTGCCGTTCCAGCCGATCGCCATTCCGGGTCTCTCGACATTGCCGTTCATCGGGCCAGCCTTTTTCACCCAGACGGCGCCGACCTATCTCGCGATCATGATCGCCCTGCTGATGGCCTACATCATCTTCCGCACGCCCGTCGGCCTTGCAATCCGCATGACCGGAGAGAATCCGCATGCGGCGGAAGCCCAGGGCGTCAATCCGATGAAGGTGCGTTATGGCGCGGTCATCATGGGAAGCGCGCTGATGGGAATGGGCGGCGCCTTCCTGACATTGTCGGCGTTCAACAGCTTTTTCCCGACCATGGTGCAGGGGCGCGGCTGGATCTGCATCGCGCTCGTCGTCTTCGCCTCCTGGCGGCCGGGCCGCGCGCTTTTCGGCGCCCTGCTCTTTGCCTTCTTTGATGCCTTCCAGCTTCGGCTGCAAACCGCGCTGAGCGGGCTCGTGCCCTATCAGCTCTTTCTGATGACGCCCTATATCCTTTCCATTGCCGCCCTTGCCGTCATGGCCCGTCGCGCCCGCGTTCCGCAGGCGCTGATGCAGCCCTATCGCCGCGGCGAACGCTGA
- a CDS encoding extracellular solute-binding protein, whose protein sequence is MNRREFLITSSAAAGLLAFPRFVSAAAGTIDLYSGSDANIVDLWNNTIRPAFEKAHPGVALKVTDAGDNNGLRAIADRALAALKTTTDPQADLFEQFDPRLPSGGIDAGLWVKFSAENIEGYDHINPLAFDTPYSLPYRGSQVLLAYDTTKLDPKDAPKSWDQLTAWIKANPGQFIYNRPDKGGSGGNFVRRAIHEANGRDPKKFKVDNFTADFATEALTPAWKILNDIAPALYDKGAYTSGNTQSIQLLAQGVVTMVPVWSDQVLQAISQGVLPDTTGLVQLADLALCGGFSSITVFSNGANKDAALKLAAFMLTKEMQEAIITNIGGFPAVSWDYISDDLRKKYADVIPSTIPTFPGGDWEKAIADGWYRNVAPSISRT, encoded by the coding sequence ATGAATAGACGCGAATTTCTGATCACATCGTCGGCTGCAGCCGGTCTGCTGGCTTTTCCGCGTTTCGTATCGGCTGCGGCCGGCACGATCGATCTCTACAGCGGTTCGGATGCCAACATCGTCGACCTCTGGAACAACACCATCCGGCCGGCCTTCGAAAAGGCGCATCCGGGTGTCGCCCTGAAGGTGACCGACGCCGGCGACAATAATGGCTTGCGCGCCATCGCCGACCGTGCGCTCGCCGCGCTGAAGACGACGACCGATCCGCAGGCCGACCTTTTCGAGCAATTCGATCCGCGCCTGCCATCCGGCGGCATCGATGCCGGCCTCTGGGTGAAGTTCTCCGCCGAGAACATCGAGGGCTACGACCATATCAACCCGCTTGCCTTCGATACCCCCTACTCCCTTCCCTATCGTGGTTCGCAGGTGCTTCTCGCCTACGACACGACCAAGCTCGATCCGAAGGATGCGCCGAAGAGCTGGGATCAGCTCACCGCGTGGATCAAGGCCAATCCGGGCCAGTTCATCTACAACAGACCCGACAAGGGCGGTTCGGGCGGCAACTTCGTCCGCCGCGCGATCCATGAGGCGAACGGCCGCGATCCGAAGAAGTTCAAGGTCGACAATTTCACCGCCGACTTCGCCACCGAGGCGCTGACGCCGGCCTGGAAGATCCTCAACGACATCGCCCCGGCGCTCTACGACAAGGGCGCCTATACATCAGGCAACACCCAGTCGATCCAGCTGCTCGCCCAGGGCGTCGTCACCATGGTGCCGGTCTGGTCGGACCAGGTGCTGCAGGCGATCTCCCAGGGTGTGTTGCCTGATACGACCGGCCTCGTGCAGCTTGCCGATCTTGCCCTTTGCGGCGGTTTCTCCAGCATCACCGTGTTCTCGAACGGCGCCAACAAGGATGCGGCGTTGAAGCTGGCCGCATTCATGCTGACGAAGGAAATGCAGGAAGCGATCATCACCAATATCGGCGGCTTCCCTGCCGTCTCCTGGGATTACATCTCCGACGATCTCCGCAAGAAATATGCCGACGTCATTCCATCGACCATCCCGACCTTCCCGGGCGGCGATTGGGAAAAGGCGATCGCCGACGGCTGGTACCGCAACGTCGCGCCAAGCATCAGCCGCACCTGA
- a CDS encoding amidohydrolase family protein, translating into MFDLIVRNANLPDGRKGVDIGIQGGKIIAVEPTLQAQAGEEIDATGRLVSPPFVDPHFHMDATLSLGLPRMNVSGTLLEGIALWGELRPIVTKEELVDRALRYCDLAVTQGLLFIRSHVDTSDPRLVTVEAMIEVREKVAPYIDLQLVAFPQDGYYRSPGAIDALNRALDMGVDIVGGIPHFERTMGEGTASVEALCRIAADRGLPVDIHCDETDDPLSRHIETLAAETIRFGLQGRVAGSHLTSMHSMDNYYVSKLIPLMAEAEINVIPNPLINIMLQGRHDTYPKRRGMTRVRELMDAGLNVSFGHDCVMDPWYSMGSGDMLEVGHMAIHVAQMAGIDDKKRIFDALTVNSAKTMGLEGYGLEKGCNADLVILQASDTLEALRLKPSRLTVIRRGKVIGRSAPRIGELFLDGRPARIDGGLDYTPRY; encoded by the coding sequence ATGTTCGATCTGATCGTCAGAAATGCAAATCTCCCTGATGGCCGAAAGGGGGTCGATATCGGCATCCAGGGCGGCAAGATCATCGCTGTCGAGCCCACTCTCCAGGCGCAGGCGGGGGAAGAAATCGACGCAACCGGCCGGCTCGTCAGTCCGCCCTTTGTCGATCCGCATTTTCACATGGACGCCACCCTGTCGCTCGGCCTGCCGCGCATGAACGTCTCCGGCACCCTGCTCGAAGGCATCGCGCTCTGGGGAGAGTTGCGCCCGATCGTGACGAAAGAGGAACTGGTCGATCGTGCGCTGCGCTATTGCGATCTGGCGGTCACCCAGGGGTTGCTCTTCATTCGCAGTCATGTCGACACCAGCGATCCCAGACTGGTGACCGTCGAGGCGATGATCGAGGTGCGCGAAAAGGTCGCGCCCTATATCGATCTGCAGCTGGTCGCCTTTCCCCAGGACGGTTATTACCGCTCGCCGGGCGCGATCGATGCGCTCAACCGCGCCCTCGACATGGGCGTCGATATCGTCGGCGGCATTCCGCATTTCGAGCGGACGATGGGCGAAGGGACGGCCTCGGTCGAGGCGCTCTGCCGCATCGCCGCCGATCGCGGCCTGCCGGTCGATATCCATTGCGACGAAACCGACGATCCGCTCTCGCGCCATATCGAGACGCTGGCCGCGGAAACCATCCGCTTCGGTCTGCAGGGGCGTGTCGCCGGCTCGCATCTGACCTCGATGCACTCGATGGATAATTATTATGTTTCCAAGCTCATCCCGCTGATGGCGGAGGCCGAGATCAACGTCATCCCCAATCCGCTGATCAACATCATGCTGCAAGGCCGGCACGACACCTATCCGAAACGCCGCGGCATGACTCGCGTGCGCGAATTGATGGATGCCGGGCTCAACGTTTCCTTCGGGCACGACTGCGTCATGGACCCGTGGTATTCGATGGGATCGGGCGACATGCTGGAGGTCGGTCATATGGCGATCCATGTCGCGCAGATGGCCGGCATCGACGACAAAAAGAGGATCTTCGACGCGCTGACCGTCAATTCGGCAAAGACGATGGGGCTTGAGGGCTACGGCCTGGAAAAGGGATGCAATGCCGATCTCGTCATCCTCCAGGCCAGCGACACGCTGGAAGCGCTGCGGCTGAAACCGAGCCGGCTGACGGTCATCCGCCGCGGCAAAGTCATCGGCCGCTCGGCGCCGCGCATCGGCGAGCTTTTCCTCGACGGACGCCCGGCACGGATCGACGGCGGGTTGGATTATACACCTCGGTATTGA
- a CDS encoding LysR family transcriptional regulator, with the protein MDTRFLETFIVVAERHSLAEAAQRLNLTPAAVAQRIRALEAELGVRLLVRSGRVMRPTEAGFAILERCRDLVRDTRDLKAMAGTATISGEMRIGAINTALTGLVPDILHRLAQDYPLIEIFLKPGASMDLYAEVLNGTLDAAFIIEPRFPMQKTMTFNKLRQEPLVLIAPRDCEGADPLELLQTLPFIRYDRNQWGGHIADEYLRELGIRPVERYELDALEAIAVMVDRGLGISIVPDWAPPWPEGLDIVKLPLPRSSAMRTVGIVVTRSSPRANLVAALLETSRAAMGL; encoded by the coding sequence ATGGACACACGTTTTCTCGAAACTTTCATTGTCGTTGCCGAGCGGCACTCGCTGGCGGAGGCGGCCCAGCGGCTGAACCTTACGCCTGCGGCTGTCGCCCAGCGCATCCGCGCATTGGAGGCCGAGCTCGGAGTGCGACTGCTGGTGCGCTCCGGCCGCGTGATGCGGCCGACGGAGGCGGGTTTTGCCATTCTCGAACGTTGCAGGGATCTGGTGCGCGATACACGCGACCTGAAGGCGATGGCCGGTACCGCGACGATTTCGGGCGAGATGCGGATCGGGGCGATCAATACGGCACTGACCGGTCTCGTTCCCGACATTCTCCACCGTCTCGCCCAGGACTATCCGCTGATCGAGATCTTCCTCAAGCCGGGCGCTTCGATGGACCTCTATGCCGAGGTTCTGAACGGCACGCTGGATGCGGCCTTCATCATCGAACCACGATTTCCGATGCAGAAGACGATGACCTTCAACAAGCTGCGCCAAGAACCCCTGGTGCTGATCGCTCCGCGGGACTGCGAGGGGGCAGATCCGCTCGAACTGCTGCAGACCCTGCCCTTCATCCGCTACGACCGCAACCAGTGGGGTGGTCATATTGCCGATGAATATTTGCGCGAGCTCGGCATCCGCCCGGTCGAGCGTTATGAGCTCGACGCGCTGGAGGCGATCGCGGTGATGGTAGACCGCGGTCTCGGGATCTCGATCGTGCCGGATTGGGCGCCGCCCTGGCCAGAGGGATTAGATATCGTCAAGCTGCCCCTGCCCCGCTCGTCCGCTATGCGCACCGTCGGCATCGTCGTGACGCGATCCTCGCCACGGGCAAATCTCGTCGCCGCGCTTCTGGAAACCAGCCGCGCGGCGATGGGGCTCTGA
- a CDS encoding SDR family oxidoreductase yields the protein MDFGLKDKTALVLGAGGGLGSAIAAKLAREGARIAAADIDFAAAEKTAAAVQSEGGKALALQWDLSDLGSIDAHVAAIERLFGPVDILVNNTGGPPPTTVSGQDPTIWNQYFQSMVLSVIAITDRVLPQMRARKWGRIVTSTSSGVVAPIPNLGISNALRLSLVGWSKTLAREVGRDGITVNIVLPGRIATGRITFLDEQKAKRENRSIDDVVTESTGSIPLGRYGRPEEYGNVVTFLASEPASYLTGSVIRVDGGMIQSI from the coding sequence ATGGATTTCGGCCTGAAGGACAAGACGGCCCTGGTGCTTGGCGCCGGCGGCGGACTGGGCAGCGCGATAGCCGCCAAGCTTGCGCGCGAAGGCGCCAGAATTGCCGCGGCGGATATCGATTTCGCCGCCGCTGAGAAGACCGCGGCTGCGGTCCAATCCGAAGGCGGCAAGGCGCTGGCACTACAATGGGATCTTTCCGATCTCGGTTCAATCGATGCGCATGTCGCTGCAATCGAACGGCTGTTCGGACCGGTCGACATCCTTGTCAACAATACCGGCGGCCCACCACCGACCACAGTCTCCGGTCAGGATCCGACGATCTGGAACCAGTATTTCCAGAGCATGGTGCTTTCTGTCATCGCGATTACCGATCGCGTGCTGCCTCAGATGCGGGCGCGCAAATGGGGACGCATCGTAACCTCGACCTCGTCGGGCGTGGTCGCGCCGATCCCCAATCTCGGCATCTCCAACGCGCTGCGTCTGTCATTGGTCGGCTGGTCGAAAACGCTGGCGCGCGAGGTCGGGCGCGACGGCATCACGGTCAACATCGTCCTGCCCGGCCGGATCGCCACCGGCCGCATCACCTTCCTCGACGAGCAGAAGGCCAAACGCGAAAACCGCTCCATCGATGACGTCGTCACTGAGAGCACCGGCAGCATTCCGCTCGGCCGCTATGGCCGGCCGGAAGAATATGGCAATGTCGTCACCTTCCTGGCGAGCGAGCCTGCCTCCTATCTGACCGGATCGGTGATCCGCGTCGATGGCGGCATGATCCAGAGCATCTGA